A segment of the Lycium ferocissimum isolate CSIRO_LF1 chromosome 10, AGI_CSIRO_Lferr_CH_V1, whole genome shotgun sequence genome:
TTATGTTTGGTTGAATTCAGGAGGATTTAGCTTCATTTGTGTTTGTTCTCTTTTGGAAGGAAGATTTTCAGAAACTTGTCtagtaggtgtttggccatgCAATTTGGAGCtcaaatttgaagttttgattCAAAATCAGCGATTGTTTATTACATTTGAAcaaaccttcaacttcaatttcaaatcccaaattctaCAAAAAGTAGgatttcaattccaaatttatgatttcaatttttttttttttaaatttaaaacttgACCCTTAAGTtcatattttacaaaaaaagaaCCATACTTTTAAATTATGCTAAAAAAGACCCATGTTCGACGGGAAGAGATTGTCCGTATAATgtgagaggattatattaaagaatagctaGTTACTACTATTGTTGATTATTGGACCAGTGGATCTTTGTAAAACTATGTGTATTTGAGAGTTTGTAATATCATGTAATCGCaaacatttatttataaaaggagCATGTAAATATGAGTTATTAATTAGGCACCTTAGGATATTCAGATACcttttttatgaaatatggtTTGCTCATTggaagttttgatagttttcacaagtTGTGagattttcatgtttatgagagATGCAAGTTGCATGTCCAAAGACAGGCCCTTGGACTAACGAATTATTCGTATTTTTGTTCGTTTGTGATCTTATTTGTTTAGGAATGTTGATTTCAGGTGGATAGGGGAAAGGGGCTGCTTGAATAATATACTTCATATACCATTTTGTTTTCGCTAACTAattcacataccttttatgtATCACTACTTGGATACACATTGCCACTCGAATGACTATATGATGAAATGTTTCACTGTCAGCTCAATAGTTATATATTGATGTATTGTTTTGGTCTTCTGTCTCAAAATTTAATGGCTGCCTGTCATATGCAAGAAATTTATCTGTTCATGGATGGTTTTTGTTTGTGCTGACGTTGTAACTTCGCAGAGATCTCAGTTGACTTGGCAAAATGACTACTGgacaacttttttccaaaactACACAAGCTTTGTTCTACAACTACAAGCAACTTCCTATTCAGCGCATGCTTgactttgatttcctttgtggTTCGTACTATGCTTCTGGTTCTCAATTGATTTACCGCAACTATGCAAACAATAATCTTGTAATATTCAACGTGTTGGTTAATGCTAATTTcgtatttttcaaaatttcaggGAGGGAAACACCATCTGTTGCTGGAATTATTAATCCTGGTTCTGAGGGATTCCAGAAACTTTTCTTTGGTCAGGAGGAAATTGCAATCCCAGTACACTCAAAGTACgtccttctttttgtttttcaatcATTGATCCTATTCCCAATTTATTTTGAGCTTTTTTATTTGGATCTCTAAAGGGCATTCTTTCGTAGTCTTTCTCAATGTGGTCTTCTTTCTTGTTGGTCCCTTCCAGTATGCTATTTCTCTTTGGTGTGGCTTAAATATATTTAGCTCGGGTTTTCcaattttagccttttttttttaatgatatcATGTGCCAAATATTTAACTTACGTTTAGAAGATGAAAATCGCGGAAATGCGAATGCTGCGGTGGAtttgtgggcacactaggagggatagaattaggaatgaagatatccgggacaaggtgggagtggcatcagtggaggacaagatgcgggaagcgaggctgagatggtttgggcatgtgaagaggagagacacgaGATCTTTGCCGCaggtgcggaggtgtgagaggttggctatggacggtttcggagaggtaaagggaggcgaagaagtattggagaggtgattagacgggaTATGGCACGGTTCGAGCTCACCgagggacatgaccttagataggaggttgtggaggactcggattaggctagaaggctaggtggcttatcctttcaccatagtagttgtagttttgctcattcgtttattgccatttgatttacTTTGCATTTGATTGCTTTTATAATTGTTGGGccgttgtactttgattatcttatttatctatagtagttaatgctcctttctttccgaactgttctaccatgactttctcgcttttgttattccttgttttcatattgttttcggtatgcttggccctatcttaccttttgtcttgttttcctctcttgagccgagggtctttcggaaatggccgccctacctttcaaggtgggggttaggtctgcgtacactctaccctccccttaggtctgcgtacactctaccctccccagaccccacatggtgggattatactgggcttcttgttgttgttgttgatcataaTTGAGTCACTTCGAATGAGGTGCAATGTAGGCAGACACGCAAACAAATTTGTTGTTAAGTTTTCTCAGTTTGAATTACTTCAGTTAGTAAGAGATACAGAAAAATGTGTTGTCGCAGTTTCTCAGCTTGAATTACTTGAGTTAGTAAAAGAATGCCTTAATTCTGAAATTTTCTACAACCACAAGATATGTCATATTTCTGGCAGATATATTTGAACTATGTTGTCTTTACATACATTTGTACTACTGGTTTCTATTTGGTGAGCATGGTGTCTTATCACTTTCACTGATTATATTCTACATTATACTCATTCTTCAGCATTGAAGCCGCCTGTGCTGCACATCCCACGGCTGATGTTTTCATAAACTTTGCGTCTTTCAGAAGGTTGGTACTAACCACTGTTCTTTTTGTGCTGTCTGCCTTAAATTGCTTTTTTTCTAGAAGAGAAAATCTGAAGCTGCAAAAGATTTGCTCTTGTGTCTCTGATCTTTACTGTCTTATTCATTTGCAGTGCTGCTGCTTCCTCCATGTTGGCTCTTAAACAGCCAACCATCAAAGTTGCAGCTATTATAGCTGAAGGTGTTCCTGAGTCGGACGCTAAGCAGCTGATTGCTTATGCAAAGGCAAACAATAAGGTAATATTATGTCATATCAATCAGGTTTCTGCCTTTGCGTACATTATTGTTTTGACGGGGCTGGGGGGTTATAAATGATGATGTATAATCAAGTATAGGATATTCTTATGGATAATGCAATGAAGAAATTATCAATTATTTGTCTCGCATTTCATAGTTGCCTTGCCCTGGAAGCAATGAATTCCTCCTTTCTTAAAGAGATCATAGAAAAATGGTAGAATGAGCTCTTAAATAGATCATCAGGTGGAGCATTTAGGGGGTCCAATAACTTCCCTCACTCTACTTTTCTTCCTTTgttaatttccaaattttatgGCATTAATATGGTGATCTTTCTCAGGTGGTTATTGGTCCAGCTACTGTTGGAGGAGTTCAAGCTGGTGCTTTTAAGATTGGTGATACTGCTGGAACAATTGATAACATTATTCAGTGCAAACTTTACCGACCTGGATCTGTGGGTTTTGTCTCAAAATCTGTGAGTGATTTTTAGAGCCTCTTTCATCTTGTTGTATAGATATTAGAGAAATCTCTAATCAATTACACCTGCAGCATTTTGCCCCCTCCTACTCTCTACTTTACTATCTCCTAGAGTGCAATTAAGATAAGAAAATACTTGTGAGATACTTTCTATCTATTCTCAACTACTTTCAGAAACATATCTTTACATAACTTTAATGTATGAAACCATTCAAGCATCCCTTTTACCAAACTTTAATGCATGAAACCATGACCTCACTCTAATATACGAAGCTTAATAGTTTTGGAAATAACATTTTCCGGTTTCGAGAATAATAACTTTTCTCTTGATGTACAGGGCGGTATGTCTAATGAATTATACAACACAATTGCTCGTGTGACCGATGGAATTTATGAAGGTTGGATATTCTAAATTCTGAATCCATCTTATTGGAGCAAGTTTATGTTGTTTTAATTGAAAAATGGTGTATGCAGGAATTGCAATCGGGGGAGATGTTTTCCCTGGCtctaccctttctgatcatgtTTTGCGCTTCAACAATATCCCACAGGTAATTCACTCGTATAGGCTACATTCTCCCTGTAATATCACCAAGTTCATCCTCAGGCCCTCGGTGTTGTTGCTTTAACAAATCCTGATTGTTTGTAGAGCTACTTTTAGCTTTGTGATCATAAAGCTAACATTCTAACCAAGTAGCAAAGTTTATCCCTTtccacacacacgcacacactgTGACTTTGTTGCCTTTCTCCCTAATGTTCGCCATTAGTATTTAGATTTAAGGTCAGTTTAATTCCACTGGATTGATATAAGTAGAAGCTCAATGGTGCATAAACAACTGATGTTTTGATGTCTTGATGTATTTCGTGCTTCTCTTACCATTTTTTCAATTACTAgttcttcactttcttttttaattgtgGTTTTGATATACTTAGGTTAAAATGGTGGTTGTTCTTGGGGAACTTGGTGGACGAGATGAATATTCCTTGGTTGAAGCCTTGAAGCAGGGAAAAATCAACAAGCCTGTTGTTGCCTGGGTTAGTGGAACTTGCGCTACGCTCTTCAAGTCAGAAGTGCAATTTGGTCATGCGGTGAGCTCTATTTCCCTTTATTTCCACATTCCTAGAAACATGTTGCTAATTATCCCTCGCAAAGGCCGAGAGATGTTTTGATGCAAGAGCTTTTTGCCTcttctctttccttctttttataAGAGGCTTGACAGGATAGTCTTTGCACATGAAGTCTAACTTTGCATAGGTCCTTGTCAAATAGGGTGCAAAGAGTGGTGGTGAAATGGAGTCTGCACAAGCAAAGAATCAAGCACTCAGGGACGCTGGAGCTGTAGTTCCAACCTCATATGAAGCTTTTGAAGGAGCAATCAAAGAAACTTTTGAAAAGCTAGTGAGTCTCATGATATTCAGCAGATAACGATTGTTTATGCCTTCTACTCTGCTATTAGTTCTGACAGCACTGCATATTTGTTTTGGTAGGTTGAAGCAGGAAAGACTACTCCTGTAAAGGAAATTACACCTCCTCAAATACCTGAGGATCTTAGCACGGCAATCAAGAGTGGGAAAGTTCGGGCCCCAACTCATATTATTTCCACAATATCTGATGATAGAGGTATAGTTGGATTTGTGTATTCTATATTAATGATTAATTGTTTTTTTCTGGTGGCTAATTAAGTGTCGGAAATGAGGCTGATTGTGTCTACAACTTCTATTCACAGGTGAAGAGCCTTGCTATGCTGGCGTACCCATGTCATCCATTGTGGAGCAGGGACTTGGTGTTGGTGATGTAATATCCCTCTTGTGGTTCAAACGTAGCCTACCACGTTATTGCACACGTTTTATTGAGGTAAGGTTCTTATGGTTGCAATTCTATCACTATTTCAATAGGTTATAAACTCTTATTTTTAACCATCAGTTTCTGCCAGTTTCTAAACCTTAATATGATTTGCCCTGGTTGATTTCTTGGCAGATATGTGTCATGTTGTGTGCTGATCATGGTCCTTGTGTTTCTGGTGCACACAATTCTATTGTAACTGCCAGGGCTGGAAAAGATCTGGTTTCCTGCCTTGTTTCTGGTATGTTACAATTTGCAGGTTTCTAGATATGCGTTTATTTTTCAATCAGAACTGGACTAATGTGGCTCTTAATAGGATTGCTGACTATTGGTCCACGATTTGGTGGTGCTATTGACGATGCTGCCCGGTACTTCAAGGATGCTTATGACAAGGTGAGGCTTATGATTTATGAGCATTCCCTAAGCCACTCATGAGGCTAGAAGCAGTTTCCGCTGGTCTCTTTTGTGCCCGCCAGATGAATAGATATTTTCAAATGCTTTGTATTTGCAGGGTCTTTCTCCATATGAGTTCGTGGAAAGTATGAAGAAGAAGGGAATTCGAGTGCCAGGAATTGGCCACAGGTATTATATCTTGTAGCTGCTTGATtatatctccttaagatatggAAGCAAAAGATGTACTTGAAAAACTTTTGAACTTGTATGGTTATCATGCTTGTAGACTATATTTGACGTACCGCATCTACTTCTTGTGTGACAGGATTAAGAGAGGTGACAACAGAGATAAGAGAGTGGAACTACTGCAGCGTTATGCTAGAGAAAATTTCCCATCTGTTAAGTACATGGAATATGCTGTTGAGGTTGAAACTTACACACTCTCAAAGGCAAACAACCTAGTCCTCAACGTCGATGGTGCCATTGGATCCCTCTTCTTGGATCTCCTTGCGGGCAGTGGAATGTTCACCAAGCCAGAAATTGATGAAATAGTGGGTATTGGTTACCTCAATGGACTTTTTGTGCTGGCTCGTTCAATTGGGCTTATAGGGTGAGTTGCATGATGCTTAAAACACCATTTTAGATTCACTCTCACATTCTTGTTTATGATAGCTTGATTCGACTTCCTTAATGATTGACCTGTACCTTATGAAATGTCAGGCACACATTTGACCAGAAGAGATTGAAGCAGCCTCTGTACCGTCACCCATGGGAAGATGTCCTCTACACCAAGTGAAGAGAAAAGTTGCCTGCTCCAAATCTACAGTTCTCATTCAAACTATTTGGTTAGCCATTTGTCGAGTGTGAGTGGTTCATTTGTTAGACTAGTGTTTCTACTACTCCGAAGGGCTCCAATGAGCATTTCATTTTGTAACTTCTTAGCGAGATCCCTACGAGGCAATTATCATTTATGATCAGTTTTTAGCTCCACGGCGCAAGTGTTTTTCCCCCCTCTTTTCATGTCATAAAGAAATAAAACATTCTATTGTTGTACCTTTGTTCACCTGATTTCAAATGTCTTTACAAGGAGATTCTTCATTCCGTGTCTATGCACTgtttgcataaaaagaaaatttagtaGTTACATGAAAAGGCTTCACAGTCTGGCAACCATAGACTGGCTGATCAGGTTTTGAATAGATTTTGGACAGTAACATGCTAGAACATGTTATATTACTCTGagcatatacatattttataattagtagtataaaacttaaattttcTACTATGTAGAAATGAGAGTGGGGTTGGGAACACAGCAAGATC
Coding sequences within it:
- the LOC132034442 gene encoding ATP-citrate synthase beta chain protein 2, producing the protein MTTGQLFSKTTQALFYNYKQLPIQRMLDFDFLCGRETPSVAGIINPGSEGFQKLFFGQEEIAIPVHSNIEAACAAHPTADVFINFASFRSAAASSMLALKQPTIKVAAIIAEGVPESDAKQLIAYAKANNKVVIGPATVGGVQAGAFKIGDTAGTIDNIIQCKLYRPGSVGFVSKSGGMSNELYNTIARVTDGIYEGIAIGGDVFPGSTLSDHVLRFNNIPQVKMVVVLGELGGRDEYSLVEALKQGKINKPVVAWVSGTCATLFKSEVQFGHAGAKSGGEMESAQAKNQALRDAGAVVPTSYEAFEGAIKETFEKLVEAGKTTPVKEITPPQIPEDLSTAIKSGKVRAPTHIISTISDDRGEEPCYAGVPMSSIVEQGLGVGDVISLLWFKRSLPRYCTRFIEICVMLCADHGPCVSGAHNSIVTARAGKDLVSCLVSGLLTIGPRFGGAIDDAARYFKDAYDKGLSPYEFVESMKKKGIRVPGIGHRIKRGDNRDKRVELLQRYARENFPSVKYMEYAVEVETYTLSKANNLVLNVDGAIGSLFLDLLAGSGMFTKPEIDEIVGIGYLNGLFVLARSIGLIGHTFDQKRLKQPLYRHPWEDVLYTK